The Methanofervidicoccus sp. A16 genome has a segment encoding these proteins:
- a CDS encoding TatD family hydrolase has translation MIDTHIHSDTRPYEDFERMALSLDGVITLAHDPLKPYSMDVLRAHFDRLIEGEIERGKKNGLKVFICLGIHPRMIPPDVNYSMLKEYLKNKHVVGVGEIGLEKGSKEEIEVFEKQLLIAQELNLPAVVHTPRRNKKEITKTILEVIDSLGLKKEMERRIVIDHCNREIVPMVYDTEMYLGLTVQPGKLAPGEAVDIVKEYGGERFLLNSDSSSAPSDVLAVPRTVLKMKIEGIEEEIIKKVSYINAKELFNLKV, from the coding sequence ATGATAGACACTCATATCCACTCAGATACAAGACCATACGAAGACTTTGAAAGGATGGCACTCTCCTTAGATGGAGTAATTACCTTGGCCCACGATCCCTTAAAGCCCTACTCTATGGATGTACTTAGAGCCCACTTTGATAGGTTGATAGAGGGTGAAATAGAGAGAGGAAAGAAGAACGGTTTAAAGGTATTCATCTGCTTAGGTATTCACCCCAGAATGATACCTCCAGATGTAAATTACAGTATGTTAAAGGAGTATTTAAAAAATAAACATGTAGTAGGTGTTGGAGAGATAGGTTTAGAGAAGGGTAGTAAGGAGGAGATAGAGGTTTTTGAAAAACAGTTGTTGATAGCCCAGGAGTTGAATCTACCTGCAGTTGTCCATACTCCTAGGAGAAACAAAAAGGAGATTACAAAGACCATATTGGAGGTTATCGACTCCTTAGGTTTAAAGAAGGAGATGGAGAGAAGAATAGTAATAGATCACTGCAATAGGGAGATAGTTCCAATGGTCTACGACACAGAGATGTATTTAGGACTCACTGTACAACCTGGTAAGTTGGCACCTGGTGAGGCAGTGGATATAGTGAAGGAGTACGGAGGAGAGAGATTCCTATTAAATAGCGACTCCTCTTCGGCGCCCTCTGATGTTTTAGCAGTACCGAGGACAGTTCTAAAGATGAAGATAGAGGGGATAGAGGAAGAGATTATTAAAAAGGTGTCTTATATAAACGCTAAGGAGTTGTTTAATTTAAAGGTTTAA
- a CDS encoding protein translocase subunit SecF, whose translation MKLDYKVLALIPIILTLISGVIIYTMGLKESVDVSGGVEITITAPKDVDVKKLKEYLPPGVEVKKSLSPSGTFIIIRAGSDVNTEEILNGLKEFFQVSNLEELKYSQKEISPILSKRFWSDGLKAIAFAFLFMAVVVYLVFRSPVPSLAVILAAISDIVMALGFMSLFSIPVSTATIAALLMLIGYSVDTDILLTTRVLKRKVGNIEDRIKEAMKTGITMSLTTIVAMLVLYLVVTYLVPAAILLRDIALVILFGLIADLLTTWLTNVGILKYYLVEYRKGE comes from the coding sequence ATGAAGTTGGATTACAAGGTTCTGGCACTTATTCCCATAATACTAACTTTAATCTCAGGAGTGATCATATATACAATGGGATTGAAGGAGAGTGTAGATGTAAGTGGAGGTGTGGAGATAACAATTACCGCTCCTAAGGATGTAGATGTGAAGAAATTAAAGGAGTATCTTCCTCCAGGTGTTGAGGTAAAGAAATCCCTTTCTCCATCTGGAACCTTTATTATAATAAGGGCTGGGAGTGATGTAAATACTGAGGAGATCCTAAATGGGTTAAAAGAATTCTTCCAGGTATCTAACTTGGAAGAACTGAAGTACTCCCAGAAGGAGATAAGTCCTATATTGAGTAAGAGGTTCTGGAGCGATGGATTAAAGGCCATCGCCTTTGCCTTTCTATTTATGGCTGTTGTTGTGTATTTAGTATTTAGGTCTCCTGTACCATCCCTGGCGGTGATCCTCGCCGCAATATCTGACATAGTTATGGCATTAGGTTTTATGAGCCTCTTTAGTATACCTGTCTCTACAGCAACAATCGCAGCCCTACTTATGCTTATAGGATACAGTGTAGATACAGATATACTACTAACTACAAGGGTACTGAAGAGAAAAGTTGGAAACATAGAGGATAGGATAAAGGAGGCCATGAAAACTGGTATAACTATGTCCTTAACTACTATAGTGGCCATGTTAGTACTCTACTTAGTGGTCACCTATTTAGTACCTGCAGCGATCCTACTGAGGGATATAGCACTGGTTATACTCTTTGGTTTGATTGCAGATCTACTGACAACCTGGCTGACGAACGTTGGTATATTAAAGTACTATCTTGTAGAGTATAGAAAAGGAGAATAA
- a CDS encoding preprotein translocase subunit SecD — protein MDILKDSKVLVLVVSVILSILIIAFKGISFGVDLSGGTVIVLKTSEPVSQENMTVITEVLRSRLNAYGLSDITIYSRGSDEIVVEIPKDADVERIKKILTQQGVFVAKIDNKTAYTGRDIEYVEEPKLTPNGYGVVLKLTEEGARKFAEVAYGKGGHRVELYMDGKLISAPVLSPGLADGRPHRDQIITVAGSNPTKEEIDEAWAIYTALKSGSLPVKLEIEYINTISPTLGEEFIKGALIAGFFAFLAVGTVIAFRYKKPSIVIPILITCASEILIILGVASLINWKLDLASIAGIIASVGTGVDDQIVITDETLSKGSKKIKSSIKRAFFIIFAAAGTTIAAMLPLFVMSIGMLKGFAITTIIGVLIGIFITRPAFARIIQYIAKREF, from the coding sequence ATGGATATACTGAAGGATAGTAAAGTATTGGTACTGGTTGTGTCAGTAATACTCTCTATACTGATAATCGCCTTTAAGGGGATATCCTTTGGGGTAGATCTAAGTGGAGGTACCGTTATAGTACTGAAAACCAGTGAGCCAGTATCCCAGGAGAATATGACTGTAATTACCGAGGTACTAAGAAGTAGGTTGAATGCTTACGGTTTAAGTGATATTACTATCTACTCTAGGGGTAGCGATGAAATTGTAGTTGAGATCCCAAAGGATGCTGATGTGGAGAGAATAAAGAAGATATTAACTCAACAGGGAGTATTTGTAGCAAAGATCGACAATAAAACTGCCTACACAGGAAGGGATATAGAGTACGTAGAGGAACCAAAGTTAACACCAAATGGCTACGGAGTGGTACTTAAGTTAACAGAGGAGGGTGCAAGGAAGTTTGCAGAGGTGGCCTATGGAAAGGGTGGCCACAGAGTAGAACTCTACATGGACGGTAAGTTGATAAGTGCTCCAGTACTATCTCCAGGTTTGGCAGATGGAAGGCCCCATAGGGATCAGATAATTACAGTTGCAGGGAGCAATCCTACTAAGGAAGAAATTGATGAGGCATGGGCTATCTATACCGCACTTAAATCAGGTTCTCTTCCAGTGAAGTTGGAAATAGAGTATATAAATACCATATCTCCAACCTTAGGAGAGGAGTTTATAAAAGGAGCGTTAATAGCAGGTTTCTTTGCATTCCTTGCCGTAGGAACTGTTATAGCATTTAGGTATAAAAAACCTTCAATTGTAATTCCTATACTTATTACCTGCGCCTCTGAGATTTTAATCATACTTGGAGTGGCATCTCTGATAAATTGGAAACTGGATCTGGCATCTATTGCAGGTATTATAGCCTCTGTAGGTACTGGAGTGGATGATCAGATCGTCATCACCGATGAAACCCTGTCTAAGGGATCAAAAAAGATTAAAAGTAGTATCAAGAGGGCGTTCTTTATAATATTTGCAGCTGCAGGAACTACAATCGCAGCAATGCTTCCACTCTTTGTAATGAGTATAGGGATGTTAAAAGGATTTGCAATCACCACAATAATTGGAGTACTTATAGGAATATTTATTACCAGGCCAGCATTTGCAAGGATAATCCAGTACATTGCTAAGAGAGAGTTTTAA